A DNA window from Sporohalobacter salinus contains the following coding sequences:
- a CDS encoding malic enzyme-like NAD(P)-binding protein: protein MNLKERALKLHKDNQGKLEVKTKVGVETEDDLSLAYSPGVAEPCLEIEKDRDKIFDYTNKSNFVAVVSNGSAVLGLGNIGSEASMPVMEGKAVLFKEFGKVDALPICLDEDDPDKLINTIKRMVPTFGGINLEDIKSPECFYIEKRLKKEVDIPVFHDDQHGTAIITLAGLVNSLKLVDKSFKDIRVIINGAGAAGVSITKLLLAEGVEEIIALDSKGVIYEGRDNLDKSKEELAKLTNQDNEKGNLKDVIKGADVFIGVSVGEVLTKEMVSTMANDPILFPMANPVPEIWPEDALEVGAKVVGTGRSDYPNQVNNVMAFPGIFRGALDVRAKDINEKMKVAASYAIAELVSNEELGTDYVIPKPFDRRVGPHVAAAVAKAAVESEVARVNIDYETELQRARELMG from the coding sequence GTGAACTTAAAAGAAAGAGCATTGAAATTACACAAAGATAATCAGGGAAAATTAGAGGTGAAAACAAAAGTTGGAGTAGAAACAGAAGATGATTTATCTTTAGCTTATTCTCCTGGAGTAGCTGAACCCTGTCTTGAGATTGAAAAGGATAGAGATAAGATATTTGATTATACAAATAAGTCCAATTTTGTAGCTGTTGTCAGTAATGGTAGTGCAGTATTAGGATTGGGGAATATCGGGAGTGAAGCATCTATGCCGGTAATGGAAGGTAAAGCAGTACTCTTTAAAGAGTTTGGCAAAGTAGATGCTTTACCAATCTGTCTCGATGAAGATGATCCTGATAAATTGATAAATACTATTAAACGTATGGTTCCAACATTTGGAGGAATAAATTTAGAAGATATTAAGTCTCCAGAATGTTTTTATATTGAGAAACGTCTTAAAAAAGAAGTAGATATTCCAGTTTTTCATGATGACCAGCATGGTACGGCAATAATTACTCTGGCTGGGCTGGTAAATTCTCTAAAGTTAGTAGATAAAAGTTTTAAAGATATTAGAGTTATAATTAATGGTGCGGGAGCTGCTGGAGTAAGTATTACTAAATTATTATTGGCTGAAGGAGTAGAAGAAATTATAGCTCTAGATAGTAAAGGAGTTATTTATGAAGGCCGGGATAATTTAGATAAATCAAAGGAAGAATTAGCTAAGTTAACTAATCAAGATAATGAAAAGGGAAATCTTAAAGATGTAATTAAGGGTGCTGATGTGTTTATCGGTGTTTCTGTAGGAGAGGTATTAACTAAGGAAATGGTGAGTACTATGGCAAATGATCCTATTTTATTTCCGATGGCTAACCCTGTTCCTGAAATTTGGCCCGAAGATGCTTTAGAAGTAGGAGCAAAGGTAGTAGGTACTGGTCGTTCTGATTATCCTAATCAGGTTAATAATGTTATGGCATTTCCAGGTATTTTTCGAGGGGCACTAGATGTAAGAGCTAAAGATATAAATGAAAAAATGAAAGTAGCTGCTTCTTATGCAATAGCGGAACTTGTATCTAATGAAGAATTAGGTACTGATTATGTAATCCCCAAACCTTTTGATAGACGGGTAGGACCTCATGTAGCTGCAGCTGTAGCCAAGGCAGCGGTTGAAAGTGAGGTAGCTCGAGTTAATATTGATTATGAAACAGAATTGCAAAGAGCAAGAGAATTGATGGGTTAA
- a CDS encoding fumarate hydratase C-terminal domain-containing protein encodes AAALIAQRIKKAEVIAYDDLGTEAVRKLEVEDLPVVVVIDTKGNSLYEAE; translated from the coding sequence GCAGCAGCATTAATAGCTCAAAGAATAAAAAAGGCAGAGGTAATAGCCTATGATGATTTAGGAACAGAGGCAGTAAGAAAATTAGAAGTAGAAGACCTACCTGTAGTAGTAGTAATAGATACTAAAGGTAATAGTCTTTATGAGGCTGAATAA
- a CDS encoding asparaginase codes for MKKILFITTGGTIASSEGDKGLEPAFDAEELLAHIPEIRDLCDINGKLIMNIDSTNMRPTSVKKIAETVFENYEDYDGFVVTHGTDTMGYTSSLLTYMLSNIKKPVVVTGSQVAIGQPYTDAKKNISDAVRFALEGVPGIFVAFDGKIINGTRAIKMRSKSMSAFESINRPYVASIKLGKITYNGDSRGNNYNDKYEIMNIDPSKPFRLRTDLCTDVCVLKLYPGIDLSIFDFIKENYEGLVIETFGLGGIPNLEDYDIVSKVKEIIDAGVAVAVTTQCVEEGVNLCVYEVGQDLAEHNKVIVSGDMNTEAIVGKLMWALGNFNNMNDIKCFMETPMFGDMSIEEE; via the coding sequence ATGAAAAAGATACTTTTTATTACAACAGGAGGCACTATTGCTTCCTCAGAAGGAGACAAAGGCTTAGAACCGGCTTTTGATGCTGAGGAATTATTGGCTCACATACCTGAGATTAGGGATCTTTGTGATATAAATGGCAAGTTAATTATGAATATAGATAGTACAAATATGAGGCCTACTTCAGTAAAAAAGATAGCTGAAACAGTTTTTGAAAATTATGAGGATTACGATGGATTTGTAGTAACTCATGGTACTGATACTATGGGATATACTTCTTCATTATTAACATATATGTTATCTAACATTAAGAAACCAGTTGTTGTTACAGGTTCTCAAGTTGCAATAGGTCAACCTTATACAGATGCCAAAAAGAATATTTCAGATGCTGTAAGATTTGCTCTTGAAGGGGTTCCAGGAATATTTGTAGCTTTCGATGGGAAAATAATTAATGGGACAAGGGCAATAAAAATGAGAAGTAAAAGCATGAGTGCTTTTGAGAGTATAAATAGGCCTTATGTAGCTTCTATTAAATTAGGTAAAATTACTTATAATGGAGATAGTAGAGGTAATAATTATAATGATAAATATGAAATAATGAATATTGATCCAAGTAAGCCTTTTAGGTTACGAACTGATTTATGTACAGATGTATGTGTGTTGAAACTTTATCCCGGAATTGATCTTAGTATTTTTGATTTCATAAAAGAAAATTATGAAGGATTAGTTATTGAAACCTTTGGACTTGGCGGTATTCCTAATTTAGAGGATTATGATATTGTGTCTAAAGTAAAAGAAATTATTGATGCTGGAGTTGCTGTTGCAGTAACAACACAGTGTGTAGAAGAAGGTGTCAATTTATGCGTTTATGAAGTAGGGCAGGATTTAGCAGAACATAATAAAGTAATAGTTTCTGGTGATATGAATACTGAAGCAATAGTAGGAAAATTAATGTGGGCATTAGGCAACTTTAATAATATGAATGACATTAAATGTTTTATGGAAACTCCTATGTTTGGGGATATGAGTATTGAAGAAGAATAA
- the nhaC gene encoding Na+/H+ antiporter NhaC, translating into MEETKKLPSMWKVFLVLGGFLALAFTFTSLGITIHLAIFSGWFLAIGVGLSLGYSYQELENAITDGINNGMNAVIILLAVGALVGTWISGGVVPSIIYYGLKIIHPSIFFLATLIICTLTSLSTGTSWGAAGTAGIAMMGIGAGLGVPDPMTAGAVLSGVYFGDKLSPLSDSTILSASMSDVDVIDHVKGMFPASIVGYAITAIGFTILGFNVGGGSADLSRVNKVMNAIDSMFNVNLISLLPLVIVIALLIMEKPSIPVITFGAVLGIIWGIVFQGLEPVKAIGTAWSQIPKDTGMKFIDSILSRGGMQSMLWSVGVILFGLGFGGLLDEIGILEAIAERVEKGINSGGSLTITTIIVGFLGNLFGSAMYVSLILTPKIMEKKYDELGYDRRVLSRNTEFGGTLTSGMVPWSDNGIYMAGILGVSTLDYLPYMWLSFACIGVSIIYGFTDTFMYRADDEATDETLTV; encoded by the coding sequence ATGGAAGAAACGAAAAAATTACCTTCAATGTGGAAAGTATTTCTAGTATTAGGCGGTTTTTTAGCACTAGCTTTTACATTTACTAGTTTAGGAATTACAATTCATTTAGCTATATTTAGTGGATGGTTTTTAGCTATTGGTGTAGGTTTATCATTAGGTTATTCTTATCAAGAATTAGAGAATGCAATTACTGATGGCATTAATAATGGTATGAATGCAGTAATAATTCTTTTAGCAGTAGGGGCTTTAGTTGGAACTTGGATTTCAGGTGGAGTTGTTCCTAGTATAATTTATTATGGTTTAAAGATAATTCATCCATCTATATTTTTCTTGGCTACTTTAATTATTTGCACTCTTACTTCTCTTTCTACTGGTACTTCTTGGGGAGCAGCAGGAACTGCTGGTATTGCTATGATGGGTATAGGAGCTGGCTTAGGTGTACCAGATCCAATGACCGCAGGTGCAGTATTATCTGGAGTTTATTTTGGAGATAAGCTTTCTCCATTATCTGATAGTACAATTTTGTCTGCTTCTATGTCCGATGTTGATGTGATCGATCATGTAAAAGGTATGTTTCCAGCTTCTATAGTAGGTTATGCTATAACAGCTATAGGATTTACAATATTAGGTTTTAACGTTGGTGGTGGTTCTGCTGATTTAAGCAGAGTTAATAAAGTTATGAATGCTATTGATAGTATGTTTAATGTTAATTTAATTTCTTTACTTCCATTAGTAATAGTTATAGCTTTGCTAATAATGGAGAAACCATCAATTCCAGTTATAACTTTTGGAGCTGTATTAGGTATTATTTGGGGAATAGTTTTTCAAGGATTAGAGCCTGTTAAAGCAATTGGAACAGCCTGGAGTCAAATTCCTAAAGATACAGGTATGAAGTTTATTGATAGTATTTTGAGTCGGGGCGGTATGCAGTCTATGCTCTGGTCTGTGGGAGTTATTTTATTTGGTTTAGGTTTTGGTGGATTATTAGATGAAATAGGTATTTTAGAGGCTATTGCTGAAAGAGTTGAGAAAGGAATTAATTCTGGAGGCTCTTTAACAATTACTACAATTATTGTTGGTTTTCTTGGTAACTTATTTGGTAGTGCAATGTATGTCTCATTAATTTTAACTCCAAAGATTATGGAGAAAAAATATGATGAATTAGGATATGACAGAAGAGTTCTTTCTCGAAATACTGAGTTTGGAGGTACTTTAACATCAGGAATGGTACCCTGGAGTGATAATGGAATTTATATGGCAGGGATATTAGGAGTATCGACTCTTGATTATTTACCATATATGTGGTTATCATTTGCTTGTATTGGCGTATCAATTATTTATGGATTTACAGATACATTTATGTATAGAGCGGATGATGAGGCAACTGATGAAACACTGACAGTATAA
- a CDS encoding aspartate ammonia-lyase — protein MRRGLLMSRIEKDFLGEMEIDDEAYYGVQSKRAAQNFMVTGISVSPELIHALGIVKKAAATVNIKLGYLNKKKGEAIVQAAEEIREGKFNEEVILDSIQGGAGTSINMNINEIIANRALEILGYDKGDYAHVHPNTDVNMAQSTNDVIPTAVRIATIKKIDGLIEAAKLLKKRLAEKEEEFDDILKLGRTQLQDAVPIRLGQEFGAYRKTVDRFLNRIKEIRNDLTEINLGATAVGTGLNADPKYIELAIKELRKNTGLKLESTDNLVDGTQNTDVFVEISGRLKTFASSLSKIANDLRLLDSGPQAGLNEINLPAVQPGSSIMPGKVNPVIPEMVNQASFQVLGNDQTITLASEAGQLELNVMMPVMLFNVLQSINILTNVNRIFAEKCIKDITVNRQRCNEFVERSVGIVTALNPHIGYTKACEVAKRSLREDKSIKEIILEEEIMSEEKLSQILNPIEMTEPGIAGEQLLPKEA, from the coding sequence ATGAGGAGGGGGTTACTGATGTCGAGAATTGAAAAAGATTTTTTGGGAGAAATGGAGATTGATGATGAGGCATATTATGGAGTTCAAAGTAAGAGGGCTGCACAGAATTTTATGGTAACTGGAATTTCTGTATCACCAGAATTGATTCATGCATTGGGAATAGTAAAGAAAGCAGCAGCTACAGTAAATATAAAATTAGGTTATCTTAATAAGAAAAAAGGTGAGGCAATTGTTCAGGCAGCTGAAGAGATAAGAGAAGGAAAATTTAATGAAGAGGTTATACTGGATTCAATTCAGGGTGGAGCAGGAACTTCTATTAATATGAATATTAATGAAATAATTGCTAATAGGGCATTAGAAATTTTAGGCTATGATAAGGGCGATTATGCTCATGTACATCCTAATACTGATGTGAATATGGCTCAGTCTACTAATGATGTAATACCAACTGCAGTCAGAATAGCTACTATTAAGAAAATTGATGGATTAATTGAAGCTGCTAAATTATTAAAGAAAAGGTTAGCAGAGAAAGAGGAAGAATTTGATGATATATTAAAGCTGGGAAGGACTCAGCTTCAGGATGCTGTTCCCATTAGGTTAGGACAGGAGTTTGGAGCTTATCGAAAGACAGTTGATCGTTTTCTTAATCGAATTAAAGAAATTAGAAATGATTTAACAGAAATTAATTTAGGAGCGACGGCTGTGGGAACTGGATTAAATGCTGATCCTAAGTATATTGAATTGGCTATTAAAGAATTAAGAAAGAATACAGGTTTGAAATTAGAATCAACTGATAATTTAGTTGATGGTACTCAAAATACTGATGTTTTTGTTGAGATATCTGGGCGATTAAAGACATTTGCTAGCAGCTTATCTAAAATTGCTAATGATCTTAGGTTGTTAGACTCTGGACCACAGGCAGGACTGAATGAAATTAATCTTCCAGCAGTACAGCCAGGGTCATCAATTATGCCTGGAAAAGTTAATCCTGTAATACCGGAAATGGTAAACCAGGCTTCCTTTCAGGTATTAGGCAATGATCAGACCATTACTTTGGCTTCGGAAGCAGGTCAATTAGAATTAAATGTAATGATGCCGGTTATGCTCTTTAACGTATTACAGTCAATTAATATTTTAACTAATGTGAATAGGATCTTTGCTGAGAAGTGTATTAAGGATATTACAGTCAATAGACAAAGATGTAATGAATTTGTTGAACGCAGTGTAGGAATAGTTACAGCACTTAATCCTCATATTGGTTATACTAAAGCTTGTGAAGTTGCCAAAAGATCTTTAAGGGAAGATAAATCTATTAAAGAAATTATTTTAGAAGAAGAGATTATGAGTGAAGAGAAATTATCACAGATATTAAATCCAATTGAAATGACCGAGCCAGGAATTGCAGGTGAACAATTATTGCCTAAGGAGGCATAA
- a CDS encoding dicarboxylate/amino acid:cation symporter, translating into MSEQRSLWAKYRSIPLVYRIGVAFVLGSILGLIFGDTMTRLQPLGDLFIRLLKMVVIPIVFFTLIMGMKRLTPSKLGKIGGQTVLFYVVTTAIAIVIGLFIANMTSPGVGLTLKTQGEIAAKEAPNIMKVIVDIVPKNVVGAFADGNVLQTIFFAITFGIALAVLQENGSENIQKGAETIFNLVETCAEAMFKIVWGIMEYGVIGIFALMASVFGQTGVNAILPFAKLIGSLTLAVTVHIILTYLLVIIIGFVGQSPLAFLRGVKDAMLTALSIRSSSGTLPVSMSNAEDDLMIDESVFSFTLPLGATINMDGTAMYQGVAAIFAANLIGQTLTIGQQMTVVLTTTLASIGTAGVPGSGLIMLSMVLTQLGLPLEVVGFVAGIDPILDRLRTMNNVTGDLAVTTLVAKLNNAIDFTKGVWVSEDSKNIVG; encoded by the coding sequence ATGAGTGAGCAGAGATCTTTATGGGCTAAATATCGTTCGATTCCTTTAGTTTATCGGATAGGAGTTGCTTTTGTTTTAGGGTCTATACTTGGATTGATTTTTGGAGACACAATGACTAGGCTTCAGCCACTTGGTGATCTTTTTATAAGATTATTGAAAATGGTAGTAATTCCTATTGTATTCTTCACTTTAATTATGGGAATGAAACGCTTAACTCCATCAAAGCTAGGTAAAATTGGAGGGCAAACGGTTTTATTTTATGTAGTTACTACTGCAATTGCTATTGTAATTGGATTGTTCATAGCTAATATGACAAGTCCTGGAGTTGGTTTAACATTAAAAACTCAAGGGGAAATTGCAGCTAAAGAAGCACCGAATATAATGAAAGTTATTGTAGATATAGTTCCTAAGAATGTTGTTGGAGCTTTTGCAGATGGGAATGTGCTTCAGACCATATTTTTTGCTATTACTTTTGGAATAGCACTTGCTGTACTTCAAGAAAATGGTTCGGAAAATATTCAAAAAGGTGCTGAGACGATATTTAATCTAGTAGAAACATGTGCAGAGGCTATGTTTAAAATTGTATGGGGAATTATGGAATATGGTGTGATTGGTATATTTGCCTTAATGGCTTCTGTGTTTGGGCAAACTGGTGTGAATGCTATTTTACCATTTGCTAAGTTAATAGGTTCATTAACATTAGCGGTAACTGTCCACATTATTTTAACTTATTTATTGGTGATTATAATTGGTTTTGTAGGTCAATCTCCATTAGCATTTCTTAGGGGCGTTAAAGATGCTATGTTGACTGCATTAAGTATTCGGTCTAGTAGTGGAACGCTTCCTGTTTCAATGTCTAATGCAGAAGATGATTTAATGATAGATGAATCAGTATTTAGTTTTACTCTTCCATTAGGTGCTACTATTAATATGGATGGAACTGCTATGTATCAAGGTGTAGCTGCTATATTTGCTGCTAACCTTATAGGGCAAACTCTTACTATTGGTCAGCAAATGACAGTAGTACTTACTACTACATTAGCGAGTATAGGAACTGCTGGGGTTCCAGGGAGCGGATTGATTATGCTTTCAATGGTGTTAACCCAACTTGGGCTGCCGCTTGAAGTAGTTGGATTTGTTGCTGGTATTGATCCTATATTGGACAGATTGCGTACTATGAATAATGTTACCGGAGATCTTGCTGTAACTACTTTAGTTGCTAAATTAAATAATGCTATTGATTTCACTAAAGGAGTTTGGGTTTCTGAAGATAGCAAAAATATTGTCGGCTAG
- a CDS encoding sigma-54 interaction domain-containing protein: MSNKELAILTISEATNNLFKQQLQEILQNRVEIKSYSINEIEPNTIDSNLVLATNSLKKEIDNYIVDVENVIFARRALNFSSLDKLIKLPDNKLALLVNNTERAVNETKSMLEKVGIDHINLQSFYPGKELNQKIDLAITPGEKDYVPNTVEQIIDIGSRVLDLTTIIEVLIELNLLDEKANLLVTKHIKRLVKLSKKLYRNTKKVERINKMLEAVINHVHDGVIYVNQQARIEIFNQKAEEIFEMEAKEVIGTKVEEKIFNTKLNSILKTGDKHLNSLQNIGEKKIVTSRAPVKLDGEIIGALATFKDVTEVKKLEKNLRRKLKDKGHIAKYEFSDIVGNSTNINNTIQKAKDLSESESTILIQGESGTGKELFAQSIHNYSNRSKQPFVAINCAALPDNLLESELFGYEEGAFTGAKKGGKPGVFEQAHTGTIFLDEVGNIPFNIQTNLLRVLQEEEVMRIGGTKVTPIDIRVIAATNRDLHKLVKENKFREDLYYRLNVLPLKIPPLRKRREDIQPLIEFFLKKFGAEELVFSEEIKSRLYNHNWFGNVRELENCIEYISQICNEVVEVKDLPPHFNDEENILNENVEIIKQELEELGRLEEYLFILNELYLAKQERKNIGRREIAKKAKTNEIHLSSHMVRSRLRKLEFCELVNIGQGRQGTKITERGIGFLEYLTND; this comes from the coding sequence ATGTCTAATAAAGAGTTAGCAATTTTAACTATTAGTGAGGCAACGAATAATTTATTTAAACAGCAATTGCAGGAGATATTACAGAATAGAGTGGAGATAAAGAGCTATTCGATAAACGAAATCGAACCTAATACTATTGATTCCAATTTAGTTTTGGCAACTAATTCTTTAAAGAAAGAAATAGATAATTACATAGTTGATGTAGAGAATGTTATTTTTGCTAGAAGAGCTTTGAATTTTTCTTCTTTAGATAAGTTAATTAAATTACCAGATAATAAATTGGCTTTATTAGTTAATAATACTGAGAGGGCAGTTAATGAGACTAAATCAATGTTAGAAAAAGTAGGTATTGATCATATTAATTTACAGTCATTTTATCCAGGAAAAGAACTAAATCAGAAAATAGATTTAGCTATTACTCCCGGGGAGAAAGACTATGTGCCTAATACTGTTGAGCAGATTATTGATATTGGTAGTAGAGTCTTGGATTTAACAACGATTATTGAAGTTTTGATTGAGTTGAATTTACTGGATGAGAAAGCAAATTTATTAGTAACGAAACATATTAAGCGGTTAGTAAAATTAAGCAAAAAATTATATAGGAATACAAAGAAAGTTGAAAGAATTAATAAAATGTTAGAAGCTGTAATTAATCATGTTCATGATGGAGTTATTTATGTTAATCAACAGGCGAGGATTGAAATATTTAATCAAAAAGCAGAAGAAATTTTTGAAATGGAAGCTAAAGAAGTGATTGGAACTAAAGTAGAAGAAAAGATATTTAATACTAAATTAAATTCTATTCTTAAGACAGGAGATAAACATTTAAATAGTTTACAGAATATAGGAGAAAAAAAGATTGTAACTTCCAGAGCGCCAGTTAAACTAGATGGTGAAATTATTGGGGCCTTAGCTACCTTTAAAGATGTCACTGAAGTAAAGAAATTAGAAAAAAATTTAAGAAGAAAATTAAAAGATAAAGGACATATTGCTAAATATGAATTTTCGGATATAGTTGGTAATAGTACTAATATTAATAATACTATTCAAAAGGCAAAAGATTTAAGTGAAAGTGAATCTACAATTTTGATTCAAGGAGAAAGTGGAACCGGAAAAGAACTTTTTGCTCAATCAATTCATAATTATTCTAATCGAAGTAAACAACCATTTGTAGCTATTAATTGTGCTGCTTTACCAGATAATTTATTAGAAAGTGAGTTATTTGGTTACGAAGAAGGAGCATTTACTGGAGCTAAAAAAGGAGGCAAGCCTGGAGTTTTTGAACAGGCCCATACAGGGACTATATTTTTAGATGAAGTTGGTAATATACCATTTAATATTCAAACTAATTTATTAAGAGTATTACAAGAAGAAGAGGTTATGAGAATTGGAGGAACTAAGGTAACTCCAATTGATATTAGAGTAATTGCTGCTACTAATAGAGACTTACATAAGTTAGTTAAAGAAAATAAATTTAGAGAAGATCTCTATTATCGTCTTAATGTTTTGCCGTTAAAGATTCCTCCATTAAGAAAACGAAGGGAAGATATTCAGCCCTTGATTGAATTTTTCTTAAAGAAGTTTGGTGCAGAAGAGTTAGTATTTTCAGAAGAAATAAAGAGTAGATTATATAATCATAACTGGTTTGGTAATGTTAGAGAATTAGAAAATTGTATAGAATATATTTCTCAAATATGTAATGAAGTAGTGGAAGTGAAGGATTTGCCTCCTCACTTTAATGATGAAGAGAATATTTTAAATGAAAATGTAGAAATTATAAAACAGGAGTTAGAGGAATTAGGAAGGCTAGAAGAATATTTATTTATTTTAAATGAACTTTATTTAGCCAAACAGGAAAGAAAGAATATAGGAAGGCGAGAGATAGCTAAGAAGGCTAAAACTAATGAAATACATCTTTCATCTCATATGGTGAGGAGCAGATTAAGAAAACTGGAATTCTGCGAGTTAGTTAATATTGGTCAGGGCAGACAAGGAACTAAAATTACTGAAAGAGGTATTGGATTTTTAGAGTATTTAACTAATGATTAA
- a CDS encoding poly-gamma-glutamate biosynthesis protein PgsC/CapC produces the protein MIIAESVGIGILLTFGVALISYCIVIFLSRFIIIYSQRRFMASVIIGYLITWLLQAYFLNLQQDLRIVGYIVLGLIANNMIKQEVIKTLLVTITRLFLLLIIS, from the coding sequence ATGATAATAGCTGAATCAGTAGGAATAGGTATATTATTAACTTTTGGAGTAGCTTTAATAAGTTATTGTATTGTAATATTCTTATCTCGTTTTATTATTATATATAGTCAGCGCCGTTTTATGGCTTCAGTGATAATCGGTTACCTAATTACCTGGCTTTTACAAGCTTATTTTTTAAATCTACAACAGGATTTAAGAATAGTAGGTTATATAGTACTAGGTTTAATAGCAAATAATATGATTAAACAGGAAGTTATAAAAACTTTATTAGTTACAATAACGAGATTATTTCTTTTATTAATCATTAGTTAA
- a CDS encoding M20/M25/M40 family metallo-hydrolase: MNVKEKIFEFIDFNLDRFIEETIKIQQISAPTFQEENRANYIKNRLELLGGDKVQIDEVGNVINTYTVDKELPTIMITAHLDTVFSEEVDLGINREENKISGPGLCDNSLGLKGLLVIAEILDEFELKLDYNLMLTATVGEEGRGNLKGMQQLMKRYQDGIDAVIVLEGNGLGRITHQAVGSRRWKVEIEAEGGHSWNDFGNSSAVHTMSRIVSTLADFDLPTDPKTTFNIGKIVGGQAVNAIASEAEMLLEIRSLSKGALAEISQEFKRIIQDICQQDEVKVKFECIGKRPAGELSKEHKLVKLLKRIHQKLNLKSKFKPGSTDGNLPLDLNIPAVTIGLTKAENLHSTEEYIETEPLKAGLEQLILVILEIENYLKNRRQKDE; the protein is encoded by the coding sequence GTGAACGTTAAAGAGAAAATTTTTGAGTTTATTGATTTTAATTTAGATAGATTTATTGAAGAGACTATTAAGATTCAGCAGATTTCTGCTCCAACATTTCAAGAAGAGAATAGAGCTAACTATATTAAAAATAGATTAGAATTATTAGGAGGAGATAAGGTTCAAATTGATGAAGTGGGCAATGTAATAAATACTTATACTGTAGATAAAGAGTTACCTACAATTATGATTACTGCTCATCTAGATACTGTTTTTTCAGAAGAAGTAGATTTAGGAATAAATAGAGAAGAAAATAAAATTTCAGGGCCTGGACTTTGTGATAACAGTTTAGGATTAAAAGGGTTATTGGTGATAGCAGAAATATTAGATGAATTTGAGCTAAAACTTGATTATAATTTAATGTTAACTGCTACAGTGGGAGAAGAAGGTAGAGGTAACTTAAAAGGAATGCAGCAGCTGATGAAAAGGTATCAGGATGGGATAGATGCAGTTATTGTATTAGAAGGTAATGGTTTAGGCAGGATTACTCATCAGGCAGTTGGTAGCAGACGTTGGAAAGTAGAAATTGAGGCTGAAGGAGGACATAGCTGGAATGATTTTGGTAATTCTAGTGCAGTTCATACTATGTCAAGAATAGTTAGTACTTTAGCTGATTTTGATTTGCCTACTGATCCAAAGACAACATTTAATATTGGGAAAATAGTTGGAGGTCAGGCGGTGAATGCTATTGCATCTGAAGCAGAAATGTTATTGGAAATTCGATCATTAAGTAAGGGGGCGTTAGCAGAGATAAGTCAAGAATTTAAAAGAATTATTCAGGATATTTGTCAACAAGACGAAGTTAAGGTTAAATTTGAATGTATAGGTAAGAGACCAGCAGGAGAATTAAGTAAAGAACATAAGTTGGTAAAATTATTAAAGAGGATTCATCAAAAATTAAATTTAAAATCTAAATTTAAGCCAGGAAGCACCGATGGTAATTTACCATTGGATTTAAATATTCCTGCTGTGACTATAGGATTAACTAAAGCTGAAAATTTACATTCAACAGAGGAATATATAGAAACAGAACCATTAAAGGCGGGATTAGAACAGTTAATTTTAGTAATTTTAGAGATTGAGAATTATTTAAAAAATAGGAGGCAAAAGGATGAGTGA